A window from Enterocloster bolteae encodes these proteins:
- a CDS encoding DUF4315 family protein: protein MAMNKLERIEKDIEKTKDKIAALQKQLRDLEAAKTEQENLQIVQLVRDLHMTPQEFAAFVRDGALQAPPAPQPDFEQDEQEETADEE from the coding sequence ATGGCAATGAACAAATTGGAACGCATTGAAAAGGACATTGAGAAAACCAAGGACAAGATCGCGGCGCTGCAAAAGCAGCTTCGGGATCTGGAAGCGGCCAAGACGGAACAGGAAAACTTGCAGATTGTCCAGCTTGTGCGGGACCTGCACATGACGCCCCAGGAATTTGCCGCCTTTGTCCGGGATGGCGCGTTGCAGGCACCCCCAGCCCCGCAGCCGGATTTTGAGCAGGACGAACAGGAGGAAACCGCCGATGAAGAATAA
- a CDS encoding MT-A70 family methyltransferase — MEKSQKKTYHIIYADPPWRYDQKTVQGAAENHYPTMGIDALCALPVETLAAKDCLMFLWATFPMLPEALRLIQAWGFTFKTVAFVWLKRNKKSPTWFYGLGHWTRGNAEICLLAKRGHPKRYSRSVHQFIISPIEEHSKKPDITREKIIELAGDLPRAELFARQKTPGWDVWGNEVDSDFSLSAPETR, encoded by the coding sequence ATCGAGAAATCACAGAAGAAAACCTATCACATTATTTACGCTGACCCGCCGTGGAGATATGACCAGAAAACGGTACAGGGAGCAGCGGAAAACCACTATCCCACCATGGGAATCGACGCGCTGTGCGCTCTGCCGGTGGAAACCCTGGCCGCCAAGGACTGCCTGATGTTTTTGTGGGCCACGTTCCCTATGCTGCCGGAAGCCCTGCGGCTGATCCAGGCATGGGGCTTCACCTTCAAGACCGTGGCCTTTGTATGGCTGAAACGGAACAAGAAAAGCCCCACCTGGTTTTACGGGCTGGGGCACTGGACAAGGGGCAATGCGGAAATCTGCCTGCTTGCCAAGCGGGGACACCCCAAACGCTATTCCCGCAGCGTCCATCAGTTTATCATTTCCCCCATTGAGGAACACAGCAAGAAACCCGACATCACCCGCGAGAAAATCATCGAGCTTGCGGGTGACCTGCCCCGCGCAGAACTGTTTGCCAGACAGAAAACCCCTGGCTGGGATGTTTGGGGCAACGAAGTGGACAGCGATTTTTCCCTGTCCGCACCAGAAACGAGGTGA
- a CDS encoding DUF5348 domain-containing protein codes for MKQGTLIFDEQADRYDIRFDLADYYGGLHCGETFDVLVGGRWRPTRIEMAENWYLVGIRTDDLSGLRVRI; via the coding sequence ATGAAACAGGGAACTTTGATTTTTGACGAGCAGGCAGACCGCTATGACATCCGTTTTGACCTAGCGGACTACTACGGCGGCCTGCACTGCGGAGAAACCTTCGATGTACTGGTAGGCGGCAGATGGAGGCCCACCCGCATAGAAATGGCTGAAAACTGGTATCTGGTGGGTATCCGCACCGACGACCTCTCCGGCCTGCGGGTGCGGATCTAA
- a CDS encoding C40 family peptidase: MKPLKPRDKVTQRMTRAGLTLDNQTTGESMNISSREAEPEYTAKPDGTAEKALERAVDIRDRHKAKQAARHGERMAKEASGPASRLQFTAEERASPELAPYIKQAEKRADRLDTAKSALPNRRVITKETVYNEAKGKARSKLHFEKVEKHPPKLKPNPASRPVQEAGLYLHGKIHEVEQENVGVESGHKAEELAERQAGKALRNARRRNKLKPYRAAAKAERKSMAANAEFVYQKSLRDNPELAQAVTNPISRLWQKQHIKREYAKAARAAGRGAAGSAKTTASAARKAAEKGKQAASLVARHWKGALLIGGVGLMLLFLMGGLQSCTAMFGSAGTGLAATSYLSEDSDMLGAEAAYAGMEADLQYELDHYETLHPGYDEYRFELDEIGHDPYVLTSILSALHNGVFTLEEVQGDLAMLFEQQYILTQTVETEIRYRTETSTDSEGNEYEEEVPYTYYICNVTLENRDLSHLPVSLMDEEALSLYAAYMQTLGNRPDLFPSGSYPNASTIKEPTYYEIPPEALKDEAFAAMIAEAEKYVGFPYVWGGSSPSTSFDCSGFISWVVNHSGWNVGRQTAQGLYSLCTPVSPEQARPGDLVFFVGTYDTAGMSHVGLYVGNSVMLHCGDPISYTNLNSSYWQQHFYCYGRLP; this comes from the coding sequence ATGAAGCCCTTAAAACCCCGTGATAAGGTGACGCAGCGCATGACCCGCGCTGGGCTTACACTGGACAACCAGACCACCGGCGAGAGCATGAACATTTCCAGCCGGGAGGCCGAACCGGAATACACGGCCAAGCCGGATGGTACAGCGGAAAAGGCGCTGGAACGGGCTGTGGACATCCGCGACCGGCATAAGGCAAAGCAGGCGGCCCGGCATGGAGAGCGTATGGCAAAGGAAGCCAGCGGCCCGGCCTCCCGACTGCAATTTACCGCCGAGGAACGGGCCTCCCCGGAACTGGCCCCGTATATCAAACAGGCGGAGAAACGGGCCGACCGGCTGGATACAGCAAAAAGCGCCCTCCCGAACAGGCGCGTGATTACCAAGGAAACCGTCTACAACGAAGCCAAGGGAAAGGCCAGAAGCAAACTTCACTTTGAGAAAGTGGAGAAACATCCGCCAAAGCTCAAACCCAATCCGGCCAGCCGCCCGGTGCAGGAGGCGGGGCTATACCTCCACGGAAAAATCCATGAGGTGGAGCAGGAAAATGTGGGTGTGGAGAGCGGCCATAAGGCGGAAGAACTGGCCGAGCGCCAAGCGGGCAAGGCCCTGAGAAACGCCAGACGGCGGAATAAGCTGAAACCCTACCGGGCCGCAGCCAAGGCGGAACGAAAATCCATGGCCGCCAATGCCGAGTTTGTGTATCAAAAATCCCTGCGGGACAACCCGGAACTGGCGCAGGCGGTCACGAATCCCATTTCCCGCCTCTGGCAGAAACAGCACATCAAACGGGAATACGCCAAGGCCGCACGGGCGGCGGGCCGGGGCGCGGCAGGCAGTGCCAAGACCACCGCATCAGCCGCCAGGAAAGCCGCAGAGAAAGGTAAACAGGCCGCGTCCCTTGTGGCCCGTCACTGGAAAGGGGCGCTGCTGATTGGCGGCGTGGGCCTCATGCTCCTGTTTCTGATGGGGGGCCTGCAATCCTGCACCGCCATGTTTGGCAGTGCCGGGACGGGACTTGCGGCCACCTCCTATCTCTCGGAGGACAGCGATATGCTGGGAGCCGAGGCTGCCTACGCCGGGATGGAAGCTGATTTACAGTACGAATTGGACCACTACGAAACCCTGCATCCCGGCTACGACGAGTACCGTTTTGAGCTGGACGAGATCGGCCATGACCCCTATGTACTGACCTCTATCCTCTCCGCGCTGCATAACGGCGTGTTCACCTTGGAGGAAGTACAGGGCGACCTTGCCATGCTCTTTGAGCAGCAATATATCCTGACCCAGACGGTTGAGACGGAAATCCGCTACCGCACCGAAACGAGTACGGACAGCGAGGGGAACGAGTACGAGGAAGAAGTTCCCTACACCTATTACATCTGCAACGTGACGCTGGAAAACAGGGATTTATCCCACCTGCCCGTCTCCCTCATGGACGAGGAAGCATTAAGCCTGTACGCCGCCTATATGCAGACGCTGGGCAACCGGCCAGACCTCTTTCCAAGCGGCAGCTATCCCAATGCCTCCACCATTAAAGAGCCGACCTACTATGAAATCCCACCGGAGGCGCTAAAGGATGAAGCCTTTGCGGCCATGATCGCGGAGGCGGAAAAGTATGTTGGCTTTCCCTATGTCTGGGGCGGCAGCTCCCCCAGCACCAGCTTTGATTGTTCCGGCTTTATTAGCTGGGTGGTCAATCATTCCGGCTGGAATGTGGGACGGCAGACGGCGCAGGGGCTTTACAGTCTCTGCACCCCCGTTTCACCGGAACAGGCAAGGCCCGGCGACCTGGTATTTTTCGTCGGCACCTACGACACCGCCGGGATGTCCCATGTGGGGCTGTATGTGGGCAATTCGGTGATGCTGCACTGCGGCGATCCAATCAGTTACACGAACCTAAATTCAAGCTACTGGCAACAGCATTTTTATTGTTACGGGCGTTTACCTTAA
- a CDS encoding DNA topoisomerase 3, producing MSIQLVIAEKPSVARSIAAVIGAEKKQDGYLEGNGYLVSWCIGHLVSLADAGAYDERFKKWRYDDLPIIPQQWQYIIPDEKKKQFEILRSLIERTDVESLVCATDAGREGELIFRFVYQMAGCKKPFKRLWISSMEDGAIKDGFAHLKPGADYDSLYQSALCRAQADWLVGINATRLFSILYHKTLTVGRVQTPTLKMLVDRESQIGNFKKEKYHVVHIAAGGMEAASDRFTSPDDAEAAKAACAGAQAVCVSVKREQKTEKPPRLYDLTTLQREANRLFGFTAKQTLDYAQQLYEKKRLTYPRTDSQHLTDDMQPTAESLVSGLWPLLPFAKGLDLSPQLGRVLNSKKVSDHHAIIPTMEFVQKGFDGLTEGEKKLLSLVCCKLLCAVAAPHVFEAVTATFTCAGKEFTAKGKTILTPGWKEIDLRFRTCFKADANENAPELARVLPEITEGQTFDKAEASITEHYTAPPKPYTEDTLLSAMERAGAKDMPEDAERQGLGTPATRASILEKLVQMGFVERKGKQLLPTRDGHNLACVLPDVLTSPQLTSEWETKLTAIAKGQADPEDFMHDIAEMTRSLIVGYSQISEDAQKLFQDERVAIGKCPRCGESVYEGKKNYSCGNRACQFVMWKNDRFFEERGKAFTSKIAAALLGDGKAKVKGLLSLKTGKTYDGTVLLADTGGKYVNYRVEQRGKN from the coding sequence ATGAGTATTCAGTTAGTGATTGCAGAGAAACCGAGCGTGGCCCGCAGCATTGCGGCAGTGATTGGAGCGGAGAAAAAACAGGACGGCTACTTAGAGGGAAACGGCTATCTGGTGAGCTGGTGTATCGGCCACCTGGTTTCCCTTGCCGACGCCGGGGCCTATGACGAGCGGTTCAAAAAATGGCGCTATGACGACCTGCCGATTATCCCGCAGCAGTGGCAGTACATCATCCCGGACGAGAAGAAAAAGCAGTTTGAAATCTTACGTTCCCTGATAGAGCGCACCGACGTGGAGAGCCTTGTGTGCGCCACAGACGCCGGGCGAGAGGGAGAACTCATTTTCCGTTTCGTCTACCAGATGGCGGGCTGCAAAAAGCCGTTCAAACGTCTTTGGATTTCCAGCATGGAGGACGGGGCCATCAAGGACGGCTTTGCCCATCTAAAACCGGGGGCAGACTACGACAGCCTGTATCAGTCGGCTCTTTGCCGGGCGCAGGCGGATTGGCTGGTGGGGATCAACGCCACACGGCTTTTCTCCATCCTCTACCACAAGACCCTGACCGTGGGCCGGGTGCAGACACCCACCCTCAAAATGCTGGTTGACCGGGAAAGCCAAATCGGCAATTTCAAGAAAGAGAAATACCACGTTGTCCATATCGCGGCGGGCGGCATGGAGGCGGCCAGCGACCGCTTTACAAGTCCTGACGATGCGGAGGCGGCTAAGGCGGCTTGCGCTGGGGCACAGGCTGTTTGTGTTTCCGTCAAGCGGGAGCAAAAAACGGAGAAACCGCCCCGCCTCTATGACCTTACCACCTTGCAGCGGGAGGCTAACCGGCTCTTTGGCTTTACCGCCAAGCAGACCCTAGACTATGCCCAGCAGCTTTATGAAAAGAAGCGGCTGACCTATCCGAGAACAGACAGCCAGCACCTTACCGACGATATGCAGCCCACAGCGGAAAGCCTTGTGTCCGGCCTCTGGCCGTTGCTCCCCTTTGCAAAGGGGCTTGACCTCTCCCCGCAGTTGGGCCGGGTGCTGAACAGCAAAAAGGTGAGCGACCACCACGCCATCATCCCCACGATGGAGTTTGTGCAGAAAGGCTTTGACGGGCTGACCGAGGGGGAGAAAAAACTTCTCTCCCTTGTGTGCTGCAAGCTCCTGTGCGCCGTGGCCGCGCCTCATGTGTTTGAGGCCGTCACCGCCACTTTCACCTGTGCCGGGAAAGAGTTTACCGCCAAGGGCAAAACCATCCTGACGCCGGGCTGGAAAGAGATTGACCTCCGTTTCCGTACTTGCTTTAAGGCCGATGCCAACGAGAACGCGCCGGAGCTGGCGCGGGTACTGCCTGAGATCACCGAGGGCCAGACCTTTGACAAGGCGGAGGCCAGCATCACCGAGCATTACACCGCGCCCCCGAAGCCCTACACCGAGGACACGCTACTTTCGGCTATGGAACGGGCCGGGGCCAAGGATATGCCGGAGGACGCCGAACGCCAAGGTTTGGGAACCCCGGCCACCCGCGCCTCCATTCTGGAAAAGCTGGTGCAGATGGGCTTTGTGGAACGAAAAGGCAAGCAGCTTCTTCCCACCAGGGACGGCCATAACCTTGCCTGCGTCCTTCCGGATGTGCTGACCTCTCCCCAGCTTACGTCTGAATGGGAAACGAAGCTGACGGCCATTGCCAAAGGTCAGGCCGACCCGGAGGACTTCATGCATGACATTGCAGAAATGACAAGGAGCCTGATTGTGGGCTATTCGCAGATCAGCGAGGACGCACAGAAGTTGTTTCAGGATGAGCGTGTGGCTATCGGCAAATGCCCCCGTTGTGGGGAGAGCGTCTACGAGGGCAAGAAAAACTATTCCTGCGGAAACCGGGCCTGCCAGTTTGTCATGTGGAAGAATGACCGATTTTTTGAGGAACGGGGCAAAGCGTTCACCTCGAAAATCGCCGCCGCTCTGCTGGGAGACGGAAAGGCAAAGGTAAAGGGACTGCTCTCTCTGAAAACCGGCAAGACCTACGACGGCACGGTGCTTTTGGCCGATACCGGCGGCAAGTATGTGAACTACCGCGTGGAACAGAGGGGCAAAAACTAA
- a CDS encoding VirB6/TrbL-like conjugal transfer protein, CD1112 family, protein MIDDLIGEWIKGILIDGIKGNLSGLFSTVNTKVGEIASDVGSTPQDWNGGIFSMLQTLSETVIVPIAAAILALVMCYELIEMIVEKNNMHDFDTSLFFRWMFKSAFAILIVTNTWNIVMGVFDATQAVVNQSAGVIIGETSIDFDTLIPDLETRLEAMDIGPLLGLWFQTLVVGLTMHALSICIFLVTYGRMIEIYAVTALGPIPLATLGNSEWRGMGQNYLKSLLALGFQAFLIMVVVGIYAVLIQDIGTMEDISGAIWGCMGYTVLLCYGLFKTGSLSKAVFTAH, encoded by the coding sequence ATGATTGATGATTTAATCGGGGAATGGATCAAAGGCATCCTGATTGACGGGATCAAGGGAAACCTGTCCGGCCTTTTCAGTACCGTGAATACCAAGGTCGGGGAAATCGCATCGGATGTGGGCAGCACTCCGCAGGACTGGAACGGCGGCATTTTTTCCATGCTGCAAACCCTGTCCGAAACGGTCATTGTCCCCATTGCGGCGGCGATTCTCGCCCTGGTGATGTGCTATGAGCTGATTGAAATGATTGTGGAAAAGAACAACATGCACGACTTTGATACGTCCCTGTTCTTCCGCTGGATGTTTAAGAGCGCATTTGCCATCCTCATTGTGACGAACACATGGAATATCGTCATGGGCGTCTTTGACGCCACCCAGGCCGTCGTGAACCAAAGCGCCGGGGTCATCATCGGGGAAACCAGCATTGACTTTGATACCCTGATTCCGGATCTGGAAACCCGGCTGGAAGCCATGGACATCGGCCCTCTGTTGGGCCTGTGGTTTCAGACCCTGGTTGTTGGGCTGACGATGCACGCGTTATCCATCTGCATTTTCCTTGTCACCTACGGGAGAATGATTGAAATATACGCCGTGACTGCGCTGGGGCCGATTCCCCTTGCTACGCTGGGAAACTCGGAGTGGCGCGGCATGGGCCAGAACTACTTAAAATCCCTGCTGGCACTGGGCTTCCAAGCCTTTTTAATCATGGTGGTGGTGGGGATTTACGCGGTGCTGATTCAGGACATCGGCACGATGGAGGATATTTCCGGCGCGATCTGGGGCTGTATGGGCTATACGGTGCTGCTATGCTATGGCTTGTTCAAAACCGGCAGCTTGTCCAAAGCCGTATTCACAGCCCATTGA
- a CDS encoding Maff2 family mobile element protein produces the protein MEFFNSAVDTLQTIVVGLGGALCVWGGVNLLEGYGADNPASKSQGIKQLVAGGGVALIGMTLVPLLSGLLG, from the coding sequence ATGGAATTTTTCAATAGTGCAGTGGATACGTTACAGACCATCGTTGTGGGCCTGGGCGGGGCGCTCTGTGTATGGGGCGGCGTCAATCTGTTGGAGGGATACGGGGCCGACAACCCCGCCAGCAAGAGCCAGGGGATCAAGCAGCTTGTCGCGGGCGGAGGCGTGGCCCTCATTGGCATGACCCTTGTTCCGCTGCTGTCCGGGCTGCTGGGATAA
- a CDS encoding PcfB family protein: MQEEIEQKTIALAVKTGKLTGQVLQAAMKKFLAARQKGTGKAHHGKQSLRQLKKDGSALSNIEITDANIGLFRPCAKKYGIDFTLRKDRTTHPPRYIVIFKSKQADNLEQAFKEFTAKKLKQQERPSIRKALSAMKQKTAARNRQQAKEKIKERGLSL; encoded by the coding sequence TTGCAGGAAGAAATCGAACAGAAAACCATCGCGTTAGCGGTTAAGACGGGCAAGCTCACCGGCCAGGTATTGCAGGCGGCCATGAAGAAATTTCTGGCCGCCCGGCAGAAAGGGACAGGAAAGGCACATCACGGAAAACAGAGCTTGCGGCAGCTCAAAAAGGACGGTTCCGCCCTGTCCAACATTGAAATCACCGATGCCAACATCGGCCTGTTTCGGCCCTGCGCCAAGAAATACGGAATTGATTTCACCCTGCGGAAAGACCGCACCACCCATCCGCCCCGGTATATCGTGATTTTCAAATCCAAGCAGGCGGACAATCTGGAACAGGCGTTTAAGGAGTTTACGGCCAAGAAGCTCAAACAGCAGGAACGCCCCTCCATCCGAAAGGCCCTGTCGGCTATGAAGCAAAAGACGGCGGCCAGAAACCGCCAGCAGGCCAAGGAGAAAATCAAGGAAAGGGGGCTGTCTCTATGA
- a CDS encoding DUF4366 domain-containing protein → MKNKAIRMFTATLAAVLCMAAVSVTAYAGGVDPHPQPLPEETEKPTTGGIEMEPEDVPVTPKGNAALVDDFFGDKQLITVTTKAGNYFYILIDRANEDKETAVHFLNQVDDADLQALLKDGETKPEHCTCTTKCEAGAVNTNCPVCKNNMNACTGPEPEEHKPEEAKPQEEKPNGIGGLVVFLAVVLAGGGAALYFFKFRKPKADIKGGDDLDEYDFGEDEDDEEEAPEPDDTQEPGEDWLIEKEAPEPNKEDEE, encoded by the coding sequence ATGAAGAATAAAGCCATTCGCATGTTCACCGCAACACTGGCCGCTGTGCTTTGCATGGCGGCTGTTTCCGTCACCGCCTACGCCGGAGGTGTTGACCCTCACCCGCAGCCATTGCCGGAGGAAACGGAAAAACCCACCACCGGGGGGATCGAGATGGAGCCGGAGGACGTACCCGTCACACCCAAGGGCAATGCGGCGCTGGTGGATGATTTTTTCGGGGATAAGCAGTTGATCACCGTCACCACCAAGGCCGGGAATTACTTCTATATCTTGATCGACCGGGCCAACGAGGACAAGGAAACGGCGGTGCATTTCTTAAACCAAGTGGACGATGCCGACCTGCAAGCACTGTTGAAGGACGGCGAGACCAAGCCGGAACACTGTACCTGCACAACCAAGTGTGAGGCCGGGGCTGTCAATACGAATTGCCCGGTGTGTAAAAACAACATGAACGCCTGCACCGGGCCGGAGCCGGAAGAACACAAGCCGGAGGAAGCCAAGCCGCAGGAGGAAAAGCCAAACGGCATAGGCGGCCTTGTGGTGTTCCTGGCGGTCGTTCTGGCAGGCGGCGGCGCGGCTCTTTACTTCTTCAAGTTCCGCAAGCCAAAAGCGGACATCAAGGGCGGCGACGATCTGGACGAGTACGACTTTGGGGAGGACGAGGACGACGAGGAAGAAGCCCCGGAGCCAGATGACACCCAAGAGCCGGGGGAAGATTGGTTGATCGAGAAAGAAGCACCTGAACCAAACAAGGAGGATGAGGAATGA
- a CDS encoding VirD4-like conjugal transfer protein, CD1115 family, protein MRPEVKKLIIANLPYLLFVYLFGKLGQTYRLAAGADVSEKLLHLADGFSLAFENAAPSFHLFDLAVGVAGAVALRLMVYCKSKNAKKYRRGVEYGSARWGGPKDIAPYIDPVFDNNILLTQTERLTMNNRPKDPKTARNKNVLVIGGSGSGKTRFFVKPNLMQCVSKDYPASFIITDPKGGLIGEVGQLLVRSGYRVKVLNTINFSKSMRYNPFRYIHSEKDILKLVNTLICNTKGEGEKSAEDFWIKSERLLYSALIGYIWYEAPDDEMNFTTLLEMINASEAREDDPEFQSPVDAMFERLEEKDPEHFAVRQYKKFLLSAGKTRSSILISCGARLAPFDIREVRELMEDDELELDTIGDEKTALFLIMSDTDTTFNFILTMVQSQLINLLCDRADDKYGGRLPVHVRMILDEFANIGQIPNFDKLIATIRSREISASIILQSQSQLKAIYKDAAEIISDNCDCTLFLSGRGKNAKEIADVLGKETIDSYNQSENRGAQTSHGLNYQKLGKELMSQDEIATMDGGKCILQVRGVRPFFSEKYDITRHPRYQYLSDADKQNTFDVDRYLSSLRRKKRRVVSEDETFDLYDIDLSDEDLAAQ, encoded by the coding sequence ATGAGGCCGGAAGTGAAAAAGCTGATAATCGCAAACCTGCCCTATCTGCTGTTCGTTTACCTGTTTGGCAAGCTGGGACAGACCTACCGGCTGGCGGCTGGGGCGGATGTCTCAGAAAAGCTGCTGCACCTTGCGGACGGCTTTTCCCTTGCCTTTGAAAACGCCGCCCCCAGCTTCCACCTGTTCGATCTGGCGGTGGGTGTGGCCGGTGCGGTGGCATTGCGTCTGATGGTGTACTGCAAGAGCAAGAACGCCAAGAAATACCGCCGAGGCGTAGAATACGGCAGTGCCCGGTGGGGCGGCCCCAAAGATATAGCCCCGTACATCGACCCGGTGTTTGATAACAACATTCTCCTGACCCAGACGGAACGCCTCACCATGAACAACCGCCCCAAAGACCCCAAGACCGCCCGGAACAAAAACGTACTGGTCATCGGCGGTTCCGGCAGCGGCAAGACGCGATTTTTTGTGAAGCCGAACCTGATGCAGTGCGTGTCCAAGGACTATCCGGCCTCTTTCATTATCACCGATCCCAAAGGGGGCCTGATCGGGGAGGTGGGCCAGCTCCTTGTGCGAAGCGGCTACCGGGTCAAAGTGCTGAATACCATCAACTTTTCCAAGAGCATGCGGTACAACCCATTCCGCTACATTCATTCGGAAAAAGACATCTTAAAGCTGGTCAACACCCTGATCTGCAACACCAAGGGGGAGGGCGAAAAAAGCGCCGAGGATTTTTGGATCAAGTCGGAACGTCTGTTGTATTCGGCTCTCATTGGCTACATCTGGTACGAAGCGCCGGACGATGAAATGAATTTCACGACGCTGCTTGAAATGATCAATGCGTCGGAGGCCCGCGAGGACGACCCGGAATTTCAATCCCCGGTGGATGCCATGTTTGAACGGCTGGAAGAAAAAGACCCGGAACACTTTGCGGTGCGCCAGTACAAAAAATTCCTTCTGTCGGCAGGCAAAACCCGCAGTTCCATTTTGATTAGCTGCGGAGCCAGATTAGCGCCATTTGACATCCGGGAAGTGCGGGAGCTGATGGAGGACGACGAGCTGGAGCTTGACACCATCGGGGATGAAAAAACGGCCCTGTTCCTCATTATGAGCGACACGGACACGACGTTTAACTTCATTCTTACCATGGTGCAGAGCCAGCTTATCAACCTTTTGTGCGACCGGGCCGATGACAAATACGGCGGGCGGCTGCCCGTCCATGTGCGGATGATTCTGGACGAGTTTGCCAACATCGGTCAGATTCCCAACTTTGACAAGCTGATCGCCACCATCCGAAGCCGGGAAATCTCGGCTTCTATCATTTTGCAGAGCCAGTCACAGTTAAAGGCCATCTACAAGGATGCAGCGGAAATCATTTCCGACAACTGCGACTGTACGCTTTTCCTGAGTGGAAGAGGTAAAAACGCCAAGGAAATCGCTGACGTGCTGGGCAAGGAAACGATTGACAGCTACAACCAAAGCGAAAACCGGGGCGCGCAGACCTCCCACGGACTGAACTACCAAAAACTCGGAAAGGAGCTGATGAGCCAGGACGAAATTGCAACCATGGACGGAGGCAAGTGTATTTTGCAGGTGCGCGGGGTGAGGCCGTTTTTCAGTGAGAAATACGACATTACCCGCCACCCCCGCTATCAATACCTCTCGGATGCCGACAAACAGAACACCTTTGATGTGGACAGGTACTTGTCGTCCCTGCGCCGGAAAAAACGGCGCGTGGTATCGGAGGATGAAACCTTTGACCTTTACGACATTGACCTGTCGGACGAAGATTTAGCCGCCCAGTGA
- a CDS encoding PrgI family protein, with the protein MAYVTVPKDFTKVKSKVVFGLTKRQLICFGGALLVGVPLFLLIRGRIPTSAAALLMVFAMLPGFLLALYERHGQPLEVVVHQILECCFFQPKERPYQTNNAYTALVRQFQMEQEVNAIVQKAKKRNERKSAGQAHPCRAKRNSGRHPQV; encoded by the coding sequence TTGGCTTATGTCACTGTCCCCAAGGATTTTACCAAGGTGAAATCCAAGGTGGTATTCGGGCTGACGAAACGCCAGCTCATTTGTTTTGGCGGTGCGCTGCTGGTCGGTGTCCCGCTTTTTTTGTTGATCCGGGGCCGCATCCCCACCAGTGCGGCGGCGCTCCTTATGGTGTTTGCCATGCTTCCGGGCTTTCTGCTGGCGCTGTATGAGCGCCACGGCCAGCCCCTGGAAGTGGTGGTACACCAAATCCTGGAGTGTTGCTTTTTTCAGCCCAAGGAACGGCCCTACCAGACCAACAACGCTTACACCGCCCTTGTGCGGCAATTCCAGATGGAACAGGAGGTAAATGCCATTGTTCAAAAAGCAAAGAAACGAAACGAGCGCAAAAGCGCCGGTCAGGCTCACCCGTGCCGAGCAAAAAGAAATTCAGGCCGTCATCCGCAGGTATAA